A portion of the Lolium rigidum isolate FL_2022 chromosome 1, APGP_CSIRO_Lrig_0.1, whole genome shotgun sequence genome contains these proteins:
- the LOC124669603 gene encoding uncharacterized protein LOC124669603: MAASNHLRRLASASAPALSRLSQPAPSLLPRLAFSSSASPADQPPPAGTAAADNGDAKNAGKEAQGGDASAKEGAEEVDNSGLDINEATGEIGGPRGPEPTRYGDWERGGRCSDF; encoded by the coding sequence ATGGCGGCCAGCAACCACCTCCGCCGTCTCGCCTCCGCGTCGGCTCCCGCGCTATCCCGCCTCTCGCAGCCCGCTCCGTCGCTGCTCCCCCGCCTCGCGTTCTCCAGCTCCGCCTCCCCCGCGGATCAGCCGCCGCCGGCGGGCACCGCAGCAGCCGACAACGGGGATGCCAAGAACGCCGGGAAGGAGGCGCAGGGCGGTGATGCTAGCGCCAAGGAGGGTGCGGAGGAGGTGGATAACAGCGGTCTGGACATTAACGAGGCCACGGGCGAGATCGGCGGCCCGCGCGGGCCCGAGCCCACGCGGTACGGCGACTGGGAGCGGGGCGGCCGCTGCTCCGATTTCTGA